A genome region from Fibrobacter succinogenes includes the following:
- the folB gene encoding dihydroneopterin aldolase — protein sequence MVMEQGQIRLKDVQFDCIVGVLPYERVNEQPIILNLTLWLDFAKAAETEDLNESIDYAKLAEELKGFIRLSSFKLVETLVVKTAQYVLEHYPKANAVEVSVSKPKAIPGCLGAEASVKISRK from the coding sequence ATGGTAATGGAACAAGGGCAAATCCGACTCAAAGACGTTCAATTTGACTGCATCGTTGGCGTACTCCCTTACGAACGCGTAAACGAACAACCCATCATCTTGAACCTGACCCTTTGGTTGGACTTTGCTAAAGCTGCAGAAACTGAAGATTTAAACGAATCTATCGATTATGCAAAATTGGCGGAAGAACTTAAAGGGTTCATCCGCCTTTCTTCTTTTAAGCTAGTCGAGACTCTTGTCGTAAAGACCGCTCAATACGTTTTGGAACATTATCCCAAGGCAAACGCTGTTGAAGTTTCAGTTTCAAAGCCGAAGGCCATCCCCGGTTGCCTCGGCGCAGAAGCGAGCGTGAAGATCAGTAGGAAGTAG
- a CDS encoding YifB family Mg chelatase-like AAA ATPase gives MFRRIRSYCLFGIKAVPVSVEVDAAQGLPGFTLVGLPDNAVRESRERVVSAIRSIGKVVTGFRTTVNLSPADLRKEGSALDLPLAIGLLVSTGEIEVPQLERYVFVGELSLDGLLKPVRGVLSIAMNLATERDCILVIPRGNMQEASLVEGLHFVCADTLGECVDILERNAGDDVKLAKGISSCCASVDDGIPDFKNVVGMDGVKRALEVAAAGAHNFLLVGSPGAGKTLCAKCLPGILPEMTEQEILETTRIHSCARRAGDSGDFKPVLSRPFRSPHHSASMVSLVGGGSRLLPGEASLAHNGVLFLDELPEFNRNVLEALREPMEEGEISVSRASGTVVWPARFMMGAAMNPCPCGYSMDPKRECTCLPEARKRYREKISGPLLDRIDIQVSVPPVDAAMFAIKGRGESSADIRRRVCAARAIQRIRFRNLPFKSNAEMSSEYARKFAEMTPDVERFAVSAAAKMELSARGYFRLLKVARTIADLRGASAVDITDLSEALRYRAFRG, from the coding sequence TTGTTTCGTAGAATCCGTTCTTATTGCTTGTTTGGAATAAAGGCTGTTCCTGTTAGTGTTGAGGTTGATGCTGCTCAGGGCCTGCCTGGCTTTACGCTTGTAGGGCTTCCTGACAATGCAGTGAGGGAATCTCGCGAACGTGTCGTTTCGGCGATACGTTCTATTGGGAAAGTGGTGACGGGTTTCCGTACAACTGTAAATCTGTCACCGGCGGATTTGCGAAAGGAGGGGAGTGCCTTGGACCTTCCGCTTGCGATTGGCTTACTGGTTTCAACGGGGGAGATTGAAGTCCCTCAATTGGAACGCTATGTTTTTGTGGGCGAACTTTCATTGGATGGTTTGTTGAAGCCAGTCCGTGGAGTGTTATCCATCGCAATGAATTTGGCTACAGAACGTGATTGCATCCTTGTTATTCCGCGAGGAAATATGCAAGAAGCTTCGCTGGTGGAAGGTCTTCATTTTGTTTGTGCCGATACGTTAGGGGAATGTGTTGATATTTTAGAACGCAATGCGGGTGATGATGTGAAATTAGCTAAGGGAATTTCATCATGTTGCGCTAGTGTTGACGATGGTATTCCCGATTTTAAAAATGTCGTGGGGATGGATGGTGTGAAGCGTGCACTTGAAGTCGCTGCTGCTGGTGCGCATAACTTTTTATTGGTCGGATCTCCCGGTGCTGGAAAAACACTTTGTGCGAAATGCCTGCCGGGAATTCTCCCTGAAATGACGGAACAGGAAATTTTGGAGACTACGCGGATTCATTCGTGTGCAAGGCGTGCCGGAGATTCCGGCGATTTTAAACCCGTACTTTCAAGGCCCTTCCGTTCTCCGCATCACTCCGCGTCAATGGTTTCGCTTGTTGGCGGCGGATCGCGTCTTTTGCCGGGGGAGGCTAGCCTTGCGCATAATGGAGTGCTGTTCTTGGATGAACTGCCTGAATTTAATCGTAATGTTTTGGAGGCGCTTCGGGAACCGATGGAAGAAGGAGAAATATCGGTAAGTCGTGCAAGTGGAACTGTTGTTTGGCCTGCGCGGTTTATGATGGGGGCTGCAATGAATCCATGCCCTTGTGGCTATTCTATGGATCCCAAGCGTGAGTGTACCTGCTTGCCCGAAGCGCGTAAACGTTATCGCGAAAAAATATCTGGACCGCTTTTGGACCGTATCGATATTCAAGTGAGCGTACCGCCTGTCGATGCCGCTATGTTTGCCATAAAAGGGCGAGGGGAGTCTTCTGCTGATATTCGTAGACGAGTGTGTGCTGCACGTGCAATCCAGCGCATTCGCTTCCGCAATTTGCCGTTTAAATCTAATGCAGAAATGTCATCGGAATATGCGCGAAAATTTGCGGAAATGACGCCGGATGTCGAGCGATTTGCCGTTTCGGCTGCCGCAAAAATGGAATTGAGTGCACGAGGTTATTTTAGGTTGCTCAAAGTCGCTCGAACGATTGCAGACTTGCGCGGCGCATCTGCTGTCGATATTACGGACCTGTCCGAAGCCTTGCGGTATAGGGCTTTTAGAGGGTAA
- a CDS encoding SpoVG family protein, with the protein MAEKTEKKTSSIPAMSPAFDCLAVTNVQVFPFKEGANLGHMKGLASIVLNDQIQIRGLRVMDGENGMFVGYPIDTYYKGEDYRTVCLPITRQLREHIENCVLEKYQAAVA; encoded by the coding sequence ATGGCTGAAAAAACAGAAAAGAAAACATCGAGTATCCCTGCTATGTCACCGGCTTTTGATTGCCTTGCTGTGACTAACGTTCAAGTATTTCCGTTCAAGGAAGGTGCGAATCTTGGTCACATGAAGGGCTTGGCATCAATTGTGTTGAATGATCAAATCCAGATTCGCGGGCTCCGCGTGATGGATGGCGAAAACGGTATGTTTGTAGGGTATCCAATCGATACGTATTATAAGGGCGAAGATTATCGCACCGTTTGTTTGCCGATTACGCGCCAGTTGCGAGAACATATCGAAAATTGCGTGCTTGAAAAATATCAGGCTGCAGTAGCATAA
- a CDS encoding carbohydrate-binding family 9-like protein — translation MKWLANQGIIHPMVTAEFSQTPNAFIVKFTVEEPVDCYRAAVQEDNGRSWEDSCVEIFLQNPANPAEYFNFETTSRGFVLAARGTGRENRQTLPLDAIAKISRTGTAPSIQDDSVFWSMTIEIPADLFGIKKFEAPLRGNLYKCADLANTPHYLSAFPIETEKPDFHRPEFFQILE, via the coding sequence ATGAAATGGCTAGCGAACCAGGGAATCATCCACCCGATGGTTACAGCGGAGTTTTCGCAAACTCCAAACGCATTTATCGTCAAATTCACAGTCGAAGAACCCGTAGATTGCTACCGCGCCGCCGTTCAAGAAGATAACGGTCGCAGCTGGGAAGATTCGTGCGTAGAAATTTTCTTGCAGAATCCAGCAAATCCAGCCGAGTACTTCAACTTTGAAACGACAAGCCGTGGCTTTGTGCTTGCAGCCCGCGGCACTGGTCGCGAAAACAGGCAGACACTCCCACTCGACGCGATTGCTAAAATCAGCCGCACAGGAACAGCGCCAAGCATTCAAGACGATTCGGTTTTTTGGAGCATGACCATCGAGATTCCTGCCGATTTATTTGGGATAAAGAAATTTGAAGCCCCCCTCCGCGGAAACCTTTATAAATGCGCAGACCTAGCGAATACACCCCATTACTTGAGTGCATTCCCGATAGAAACGGAAAAGCCGGATTTTCACCGGCCTGAGTTTTTTCAAATTTTAGAATAA
- a CDS encoding acyl-[acyl-carrier-protein] thioesterase, whose product MIDIYALSKNPLVFQKPRTITSAYIDVSGKMGLAQTVLMIQDNITENFGSMKFDNFVVKEKGGFWVIYKAKFKFLRRPYWRDKVVTTSFPTDNQLIRLNENTAITTVDGDPIIFAKQEACCLSFDRHRPMRLSALNFPTEGFPEPFMTDDFDRFNVKPEEYEEIYQQKVLPQHIDVSHHMNNIEYVKLALNVFSASDLELCNPSELEVHYLGESEEGQTLKVFRADHNGATYMRILDENDRAVFEMKLRMM is encoded by the coding sequence ATGATTGATATTTACGCATTGTCGAAAAATCCGCTAGTGTTTCAGAAGCCGAGAACGATTACTTCGGCTTATATCGATGTTTCTGGAAAAATGGGGCTTGCTCAAACTGTGCTCATGATTCAGGACAATATTACCGAAAATTTTGGCTCTATGAAATTTGACAACTTTGTTGTGAAAGAAAAGGGCGGTTTTTGGGTCATTTACAAGGCCAAGTTTAAGTTCCTCAGGCGTCCGTATTGGCGTGATAAGGTGGTTACCACGTCTTTCCCAACCGATAATCAGTTGATTCGTCTTAATGAGAATACCGCTATTACTACGGTGGATGGGGATCCGATTATTTTTGCAAAGCAAGAAGCCTGTTGCTTGAGTTTTGATCGTCACCGCCCGATGCGTCTTTCTGCATTGAATTTCCCAACGGAAGGCTTCCCAGAGCCATTCATGACGGATGATTTTGACCGCTTTAACGTTAAACCTGAAGAATACGAAGAAATTTATCAGCAAAAGGTGTTGCCTCAACATATCGATGTGTCACATCACATGAATAATATCGAATATGTGAAGCTTGCATTGAATGTGTTTAGCGCTTCGGACTTGGAACTTTGCAATCCGTCAGAGCTTGAAGTGCATTACTTGGGTGAGTCCGAAGAAGGGCAAACGTTGAAGGTGTTCCGCGCCGATCACAATGGTGCAACTTACATGCGAATCCTCGACGAAAACGATCGAGCCGTTTTTGAGATGAAACTCAGAATGATGTAG
- a CDS encoding pseudouridine synthase — MSTVIIFNKPYGVLSQFTPESGHSALDTFGFPPNVYAAGRLDHDSEGALLLTDNGKLIKKLLDPKYEHPRTYLAQVDGLITEDAVRKLAKGVDIKGYHTKPCKAEIVEAPDWIWERTPPVRFRANIPTSWVKLTLIEGKNRQVRHMTAAVGFPTLRLIRVQIGNIPLGDLKPGQWRKVTDKVI, encoded by the coding sequence ATGTCAACCGTTATTATTTTCAACAAGCCTTACGGCGTTTTAAGCCAATTCACCCCAGAATCAGGGCACTCAGCCCTAGACACATTCGGATTTCCGCCAAATGTGTATGCCGCAGGCAGGCTCGACCACGACAGCGAAGGCGCGTTGCTTTTAACAGACAACGGAAAACTTATAAAAAAACTGCTCGACCCGAAATACGAGCATCCGCGTACTTATTTGGCTCAAGTCGATGGGCTAATTACCGAAGACGCCGTCCGAAAACTCGCTAAAGGCGTTGACATAAAAGGCTACCATACCAAGCCCTGCAAAGCAGAAATCGTCGAAGCACCGGATTGGATTTGGGAGCGCACCCCGCCAGTACGTTTCCGCGCCAACATTCCCACCAGTTGGGTCAAGCTCACGCTCATCGAAGGCAAGAACCGCCAAGTGCGTCACATGACAGCGGCCGTAGGCTTCCCCACGCTCCGCCTCATCCGTGTGCAAATCGGGAACATCCCGCTTGGAGACTTAAAGCCTGGGCAGTGGCGAAAAGTTACAGATAAAGTTATTTAG
- a CDS encoding DUF4423 domain-containing protein: protein MLNINEISDYRDLLKNYYTQRKLDMPLYSYKMMGQKLGLETSQMFRVLNKDLHLPSRSIPLAKNLLDLKGRNGEIFEILVAASKTKSPAKKDKLYKMALSLQDVDLRKFSASEYLFLSKWWIPVVRALIEMNSGHAEVSRLVKQISPTVSEDQVREAIKVLKDLKLITPLASERYAVTTANFTSEGSAVKTAAIRSYQNQLLALAQNALVAVEPAKRNISSLLVGVDDECFDDLNEMTLEFRRQVQKRTAEVKNVNRAMQFVIALYPVAEISDGDNAKKEE from the coding sequence ATGCTGAATATCAACGAAATCAGTGATTACAGGGACTTGCTCAAGAATTACTATACCCAGCGTAAATTGGATATGCCTCTGTATTCCTATAAAATGATGGGGCAAAAACTGGGGCTCGAAACGAGCCAAATGTTTCGCGTGTTGAACAAGGACCTCCATTTGCCAAGTCGCAGTATTCCTTTGGCTAAAAATTTGCTGGATTTGAAAGGTCGCAATGGTGAAATTTTCGAGATTTTAGTGGCTGCCTCCAAGACGAAATCTCCTGCAAAAAAAGACAAGCTTTATAAGATGGCGCTTTCGCTCCAGGATGTGGATTTGCGCAAGTTTAGCGCTAGTGAATATCTTTTCTTGAGCAAGTGGTGGATTCCCGTGGTGCGCGCGCTTATCGAAATGAACAGTGGCCATGCCGAAGTTTCGCGATTGGTTAAACAGATTTCGCCAACGGTTTCCGAAGACCAAGTGCGCGAAGCCATAAAGGTTCTCAAGGATTTAAAGCTCATCACGCCGCTTGCTTCGGAACGCTATGCGGTGACAACTGCAAATTTTACCTCGGAGGGTTCGGCGGTAAAAACGGCGGCCATCCGCAGTTACCAAAATCAACTTTTGGCTTTGGCACAGAATGCCCTTGTGGCGGTAGAGCCTGCCAAGCGAAATATATCCTCGCTTTTGGTGGGTGTTGATGATGAATGCTTTGACGATTTGAACGAAATGACTCTTGAATTTAGGCGTCAAGTTCAAAAAAGAACTGCCGAGGTAAAAAACGTGAATCGCGCCATGCAGTTTGTCATAGCTCTATACCCGGTTGCTGAAATTTCCGATGGCGATAACGCCAAGAAGGAGGAGTAA
- a CDS encoding arabinofuranosidase catalytic domain-containing protein: MINNTLTSVAAFVVAAAVSQAIAEGPCDIYARANTPCVAAHSLTRALYGNYNGNLYQVRRADGETKDIPVETTGGYVKSSVQDDFCAGSTCTISIIYDQSSYKNDLKKTPPVFWLKEGGREAIADRAPIYINGRKAYGFYRDAWSSTGYRNNETKGVATGDEEESMYMVVDGRHYNDMCCFNYGNAETTGNDDGPGTMECIYFGDDKDWGGPGQGTGPWVAADLEDGVFKGNDAGYMWGRTHTTPWPDAQTIDADYATAMLKGPNDGTFKLKGGSAQEGKLTTMWDGPRKQGYSPRKLQGAIVLGNGGDGSDGGAGTFFEGCMTIGNPPDSIDDKVQANIVAAGYGSKIELKKPDPIEPFKDTLSIPGKIEVENYDKGGNGQGFLDTDIENENNLYREDNAGLDSAGDAIIYGWGYANDWLRYTIKVSKNDSLTLTARVSSPSDSTFFSVLVDEKNVATVMVPNTGDWKKFETVTVSVPAIAEGAHVLKIKIDKPYFNLDWIEFAVATSQTESIKFTRQAAASQVYTVYDVLGNRVTSFQANENAIRNIWDKVRINMPGGIYVIKTMNKTIRISNIK, translated from the coding sequence ATGATTAACAACACACTTACGTCTGTTGCAGCTTTTGTTGTGGCTGCAGCAGTTTCTCAGGCAATCGCGGAAGGCCCATGCGACATTTACGCAAGAGCCAATACGCCATGCGTAGCCGCACATAGTTTAACCCGAGCCTTGTACGGCAATTACAACGGGAATCTTTATCAGGTTCGCCGTGCCGATGGCGAAACCAAGGACATTCCGGTCGAAACCACGGGAGGTTATGTCAAATCTTCCGTGCAAGACGATTTTTGTGCAGGCTCCACTTGCACAATTTCAATCATCTACGACCAGAGTAGTTACAAAAACGATCTGAAAAAAACGCCACCTGTCTTTTGGCTTAAAGAAGGCGGCAGAGAAGCCATCGCCGACAGGGCGCCCATCTACATCAACGGTCGAAAGGCGTACGGCTTTTATCGCGACGCGTGGTCTTCTACAGGTTACCGCAACAACGAAACCAAAGGTGTCGCTACCGGTGACGAAGAAGAATCCATGTACATGGTGGTCGATGGCAGGCACTACAATGACATGTGCTGTTTCAACTACGGAAACGCTGAAACAACCGGCAATGACGACGGCCCAGGAACCATGGAATGTATTTATTTCGGTGACGACAAGGATTGGGGCGGTCCTGGACAAGGCACAGGCCCATGGGTCGCCGCCGACTTGGAAGACGGCGTATTCAAAGGCAACGATGCCGGATACATGTGGGGCAGAACACATACAACCCCATGGCCAGATGCACAAACAATTGATGCCGACTACGCTACAGCCATGCTCAAAGGACCGAACGACGGCACATTCAAACTGAAAGGCGGCAGTGCGCAAGAAGGAAAGCTCACCACCATGTGGGACGGTCCGCGCAAGCAAGGCTATAGTCCGCGCAAATTGCAAGGAGCCATTGTGCTCGGCAACGGCGGTGACGGCAGCGATGGCGGCGCAGGAACATTCTTCGAAGGTTGCATGACGATTGGCAACCCGCCAGATTCCATTGACGATAAAGTCCAGGCTAATATTGTTGCCGCTGGTTACGGAAGCAAAATTGAGCTCAAGAAGCCTGATCCGATTGAACCGTTTAAGGATACGCTTTCCATCCCGGGAAAAATCGAAGTAGAAAACTACGACAAGGGCGGCAACGGTCAGGGATTCTTGGACACCGATATCGAAAACGAAAACAACCTCTACCGCGAAGACAACGCAGGCCTCGACAGCGCAGGCGACGCCATTATTTACGGCTGGGGTTATGCCAACGATTGGCTGCGTTATACGATAAAAGTCTCCAAAAACGATTCCCTCACGCTCACGGCACGAGTTTCATCGCCAAGCGATAGCACGTTCTTCTCCGTGCTCGTTGACGAAAAGAACGTCGCCACCGTGATGGTCCCGAACACCGGTGACTGGAAGAAATTCGAAACGGTTACAGTCTCCGTGCCTGCAATTGCGGAAGGGGCACATGTGCTAAAAATAAAGATTGACAAGCCCTACTTCAATCTTGACTGGATTGAATTTGCAGTCGCCACATCCCAAACAGAATCCATCAAGTTTACAAGGCAAGCCGCAGCATCGCAAGTCTACACAGTTTACGATGTCCTTGGAAACCGTGTTACCTCATTCCAAGCAAACGAAAACGCTATACGTAACATTTGGGACAAAGTCCGCATAAATATGCCAGGCGGCATTTACGTCATCAAGACGATGAACAAAACCATTCGAATTTCAAATATAAAATAA
- a CDS encoding CotH kinase family protein, producing MFHPDSLDMSFAVHHPKDASDEALDTLQQHIKKFEKFIKAMKTYEPNDLGKWLDINECTRHYWVQEFTKNPDAKGYSSLYFTWVKCGPIRMGPEWDFDLAFGGHNNDTTNQSDNMYIKIGYWHSYIFRDFDAAKSRVYYWRENIISVNGLVINKSNIP from the coding sequence GTGTTCCACCCCGACTCCCTCGACATGTCGTTCGCCGTACACCACCCCAAGGACGCCTCCGACGAGGCGCTGGACACGCTCCAGCAGCACATCAAGAAGTTCGAGAAATTCATCAAGGCGATGAAAACGTACGAACCGAACGACCTCGGCAAATGGCTGGACATCAACGAGTGCACAAGGCACTACTGGGTGCAGGAATTCACCAAGAACCCCGACGCGAAAGGCTATTCGAGCCTGTACTTCACGTGGGTCAAGTGCGGTCCCATCCGCATGGGACCCGAATGGGACTTCGACCTCGCCTTCGGAGGCCACAACAACGACACCACGAACCAGTCCGACAATATGTACATCAAGATCGGCTACTGGCATTCATACATTTTCAGGGATTTCGACGCGGCAAAATCCCGCGTGTATTACTGGCGCGAGAACATTATTAGTGTTAACGGTTTAGTTATTAACAAATCAAACATTCCTTAA